The Natrinema caseinilyticum genomic sequence GCACCCGCCGCGACAACCGACGGGGAACTGGACGGTGCGAGCTGGGCCTTTTTCGCTCCGAATCCCCCGGATTCGTACAGCTGGTACGTGATCGAAGCCGACCGGGGTACCGGGGACCCGATAGACCTCGTCGACGGAGGGACTGTGGATTTCGACCGGCCGGCGGACGCGATGGATCGCTATCCGACCACGCTCTGGAAACGCTACGGGACGAAAACGCGGGGCGCGGGCGAGGCGCACCGCGAGCCGGCGGTCGCATACTTCTGTGATCGCGCTCCGGCCGACGTCGAATCGGTGACCATCTATCGGTTCGATCAACCGGTCGACGCCGACGGCCCGGTCGGTGAGCCGATCCGACGCGAGCGGATCACGGCCGCCTGCGGCTGAGTGGCCGGCCCGCGGCTGGGGCGGCCACCGCGACCGGTCGAGAGACGTTCGGAGGGAGATTCGTCCGCAGGTTCAAGTACTGATGGGCGGCCAGAGTCGTCGTGATCTGCAACAACGCACCTCGAACGAGCGTCGGTACGGCCGACGCCGTCGTTTCGATCGGACCGATCGACGCCGCCGGTCGACGCCGTTTCAGTCGGGTGGACGATGGGACATAGGGCGCTGGTCGCCTACCGGCGATCGGATCGGCTCTACGACCTCCGGTACAGTCACTGGGGGGGCGAGTCCCTGTCGTTCGCCGATCGGATATCCGCTGACACTCCCTACGCCGATGGCGCGATCGAACGCGACGTCCTGACGGACTCCATCACGCGCGATCGGATTCTAACGGACTATCTCGATCCCTGCGTTCACGAGGCGCTGTATCTCGTCACACCGGCGGCCGAGTACGCGGTCGACTCCTTTCGAGTCTGCTGGCTCGAGTGGGCCGGTGGATGGGACAGCGGTCGGGGCGCCGTCGTCGCGGTCGAACCCGCCGATGACCGGGCGCTCAGGGTCTGGTTTCGATCGACCAAGACGGCACTGGCAGACGTCGTCGAGATGGGCGCACTCTCGCGGCGAGCGGCACGGGCCTATCTCGAGGCCCGAATCTGCGACGATCTGGACGCCGCGGTTTACACCTACGACGACGTGCCGGCGACCGATCCCGACCGGACGTCCGCGTCGATGGCCGACCGCTGGTTCGAGACCGGAAAGCGCGATCGCGAGGATCAGACGTGCGGGCCGGACGCGGCCGATAGCAACCCGGAGCCAGATGCGCTGGACGAGACGGACGCGACCGACGCGACCGACGGCACGGACCGGATCGACGACGAGGACTGGCCCGGTTGAACCGGACTTACTCGCCGGAGGCCCATCGTGCGTCCGCGAGCGTGCGCTGTACGACCTCGTCGCCGACGGCTTCCGCCAGCGTTTCGAAGCCGACCCGTTCGCTCCGGTCGGTCGCGTTCGCGACCAGCCGAGAGACGATAAATTCGGGCGTCGAACGCCCGACCGTCCCGAATCGAGGCTGGTAGTCGACGAGTAACTCGAGGTCGGGACTCAGCCCTTCGGCGAAGATGCCGTCGACCCGCGCCTCGGGCGGCAGGGGCTCGAGATCGTCGGCGAGGTGAGTGACGAAGACGCCGAGCGCGTCGCGATCGACCGACAGCGTGACGAGGCCGTGAAGCAGATCCGCGGCGCTACCCGGCTCCGTGATCGCCTCGAACTCGTCGACCAGCATCAGCGTACGCCCGTCCGTCGAGAGCGGCGGAACGATGGAACGCAGCGTCGACTCGAGGACGCCGGCGTTGAAGCTCGCGTGCCGTCTGTGAAAGACCAGGGAGTCGACCGGCGCCACCTCGGCGCGGTCGGCCGGGACCGGCAACCCCATCGTCGCCAGCAGGACGACCTGACACAGCGTCTCGAGCAGGGTCGTCTTCCCGCCGCTGTTCGCGCCCGTCAGGACGGCGACGCGCTCGTCGTCGGGGACGGAGTCGACGCCGGCGGGGACGCTCGAGATGTCGTGTTCACCGAGCGCGTACGTGATCGACTGGACGCTCTCGTCGTCGCGCGCGGCGAGCGTGAGATTCCGCGCCTCGACGACGGAGACGGTGGCCGCCCCGCCGTCGACGAACGTGGGACGCGAACAGTCGTACTCGAGCGCGAAGCGCGCGAGCGAGAGATGCAGCGCGATGTCGTCGACCGCCTCGACGGCCCGCTCGACGCCCTCGCGAGCATCATCGAGCGTGTTCCGAAACTCGTCCGCGACGGCTTCCTCCCGCTCGTCGATAGCCGCGGTAAGGTCGCCCCGGAGCGTCCGTAACGTTGCGCCGACGAAATCCGTCGCGTCAGTCGCTTCGGTCGGCATCGCGTCTCGAACCTGATCGATCGTCACGGCCGTCTCGTTCAGGAGGTGATCCTCGAACGACTGGCGGAATCCCTCGACGTCGCGGATCCCCTCCGAACGGAGGTCTTCGATCAACGCGAGCGCGTTCGCGTCCATGTCCTCGACCGCACCCAGTGCGTCACGCAATCGATCGAGTTCTTCGTCCGCGCCCTCGCGTACCCGGCTCCCGTCGAGTGCGGCCAGGGCCTCCGCGGCCTCGGCCAGCCGGCCGCCGTCGAGGTCGGCGATGACGGCGAACGGTCCGGAGTCGACCCCCGCCTCGAGCAATGCCAGTGCGGCCTCGACGGCGGCGTGTTCGCTGCCGTCACGCTCGTCGTAGCGATCGTAGGCGTCGAGGACGGCGGTGCGATCGTCGTCGGAAAGATCGGCCCAGGCGTCGCGGGCCGCGAGGACGTCCTCGAGTCGGTTCTCCATCGCGTCGCGGTCGGCAAGCGGCGTGAGCACTCGAATCCGATCTGCCGCACGTTGGGTGACGGCGTGGCCGACGGCGAGGTCGAGTAGCTCCTTGTACGCAGACCGGGCGTCACTGGTCGCCAGAACATCCATTCCCGCCCCGCCTGTCGCCCGGCGGAGGATTCGCGTCGCCCGGCCGCGGGCGAGGCCGGCATCGGAAAGCGTCCGCACGTCCCCGCTTTCGATCGCCCGGATCGCCTGTTCCCTTCCCAGTTCGTCGACCAGCGTCTCGCGCGTCTTCGGGCCGACTCCCCAGTACTCCTCGAGTCGCATACACCCTGCACTCGAGGCGACCATCTTGAACGCTGTGTCATCCGCGTGTCATCGGCCGGCCCAACTCCGCCCCTCGGGTGGCCCTCGTGGTCGAGAGGTACTCCGACCGGTCGATCGGTGCTGCGCGTCGCTCACCCGCCACTCGTTGCTCGAGTCGGGGGCGACTCGAGGTCGGACGGGATATCGAGCGTGGTCTCGCGATAGGTATCCACGAACGTGAACAACAACGGGGAATGAAGGAGACCGTAAAAGCACAAACACGGGGATTTTTATCGACTCGGTGCCCTACTCACTCCCATGACTGATGGGCGGGGCGAGACTCCCCGGCGAACAGGAATGACCGAAAAGTGCGGCGTCGTCGGCGTCTCACTCGACGGTCGGGACGCGGCACGACCGTTGTACTACGCGCTCTACGCACTCCAGCATCGGGGGCAGGAATCGGCGGGTATCGTGACCCACGACGGGTTCCAGCAGCACAGTCACGTCGAGATGGGGCTCGTGGGAGACGCGTTCGGTGAGGGCGACCTCGACACGCTCAACGGGTCGGCGGGGATCGGCCACGTGCGCTATCCGACGGCCGGGTCCGTCGATTCGTCCTGTGCGCAGCCCTTCTCCGTCTCGTTCAAGAGCGGTTCGCTCGGCCTCTCACACAACGGCAACCTCGTCAACGCCGACGAGATCCGCGACGAACTCGCCGCCGCGGGCCACGCCTTCACCAGCGACGGCGACACGGAGGTCATCGCCCACGACCTCGCGCGGAATCTCCTGGAGGAGGATCTGGTCCGAGCCGTCAAACGCACCATGGGTCGGATCCACGGGTCGTACTCGCTGACGATCAGCCACGACGATACGATCCTCGGCGTGCGGGATCCACAGGGCAATCGGCCGCTTTGCATCGGGGAACTCGAGGACGGCTACATTCTGGCCTCGGAGTCGGCGGCGATAGACACCCTCGACGGGGAACTCGTCCGCGACGTGCGACCGGGCGAACTGGTCGTCCTCCAGGACGGTGGGCAGGGATTCGACACGTACCAGCTCGTCGAACAGGAGCACACGGCCCACTGCTTTTTCGAACACGTCTACTTCGCGCGGCCCGACAGCGTCATCGACGGGACGCTCGTCTACGAGGCCCGGCGCGAACTCGGCCGCAGGCTCTGGGAGGAAAGCGGCGTCGAGACGGACGTCGTGATGCCGGTCCCCGACTCCGGGCGCGCGTTCGCCTCGGGGTATGCCGACGCCGCGAGCGAGACGACCGCCGACGGCGAACCCCGAGCCGGGGACGACGAGGGCGTCGAGTTCGCCGAGGGGCTGATGAAGAACCGGTACGTCGGCCGGACGTTCATCATGCCGACCCAGGACGAGCGCGAGCGAGCGGTTCGGCTCAAACTGAATCCGATCAAGTCGACCATCGAAGGGAAAACCGTCACCGTGATCGACGACAGCATCGTCCGCGGGACGACCTCGACCCAACTCGTCCAGTTGCTCAAAGATTGCGGTGCGAAGGAGGTTCACGTCAGAATCGGCGCGCCCGCCATCGTCGCCCCCTGTTACATGGGAATCGACATGGCGACCCGCGAGGAGCTGATCGCCTCGGACAAATCGACCGACGAAATCCGTAGCGAAATCGCCGCCGACAGTCTCGCGTACCTCTCGACCGACGCCGTCGCCGACGTCCTAGAGCAGGAACGCATCGACCTCTGTCTCGGTTGTGTGACCGGCGAGTACCCCTACGACATCGAGGGCGAGGAGACCGACCGCGACGTCCACTGTCCCGACCTCGGCGGGCAACCGATGCACGCGGACGACTAATATCGCACGATTGCCGTAATCGCGACTACCGCAGGCAGGCCGCGACGACCTCGAGCATGCCTTCTCCCCGAACTTCGTCGGCGAACAGGGGGACGCGGCGCACGTCGGTCCCCCGAAAGAGATCCTGCGCTTCGGACAGTGCCGACTGCTGGACGTTCCAGCGCCGCTGGCAAAACTCGCAATCGTCGAGGTTCGGTTGCAGGAACTCGCCTTCGACGTCCGCCGTCACGTTCGACAGCGGTTCCATCACTCGATTGACGACGACGGTTCCGACCGGAATCTCGAACTCATCGAGTTGCTGACGGAGCCGTTTCGATTCGATGACGCTCATCTCCTCGGGGACCATGACGATTCGAAAGTCCGTTCGCGCCGGATCACGCAGCGCGGCCCGCAGGCGCTCGATGCGCTCGCGCAGTTCCTGTAAGTCCGCTACGTCTCCGCCGTCCTCCGGAACCTCGGCCCCGCCGAACATCCCTTTGACCCCGTCGATCATCCCGCTGATGCGCTGGCGGAATTGCACGAGTCGGCCCATCATTGTGTCCATGATCTCCGGAAGCTGCAACAGTCGAAGGGTGTGTCCGGTGGGTGCCGTGTCGACGATCACGCGCTCGAACCGTTCGTCGTCCATGTACTCGAGCAAGAGTTGCATCGCGGCGGCCTCGTCTGCACCGGGCATCGCACCGCCGAAGAGCGCGTCCATCGGCGATTCGTCGCCGAGCAGTTCGCCCAATCCACCGAGGGGGGCGTCCGCGGCGTCACCGTCGAGGGGGCCGTCGGCGCTTTCGCCGGCGGAACCGCCGAGAAAGGCGGCCTGTCCCTCCTCGAGTGCGGCGTCGGGGTCGATTTCGGCCGCGAAGAGCGGGATATCGTCGCGGATCCGGTCGGGTCGCGCGGGGACGTCCGTCTCGAACGTATCCGACAGGGAGTGGGCGGGGTCGGTCGAGACGACGAGCGTCCGGGTGCCACCGCGGGCGCTGTCCAGCGCGGTCGCTGCGGCCATCGTCGTCTTCCCGACGCCGCCTTTCCCACCGTAGAGTACGTAATCGGGCCCGTCGATCGGCTCCTCGGATGGCTGCACGTCGATGGTCTCTCGTCGCCCGGTCCCTTCCTGGTCGACCGAATCGGTCGGCGTCACCTCGATCCGTTCCGCGCCGCCGTTGGTCTCGGTCGCCGCCTCGTCTTCCGCATCGACCGGCTCGACGTCGATCCCGCTCATACGGACCGATTTCCCGCCCACACAGGAGTATTCGTCGGTCTCGGTTCGACGAACGTCGCGTCGTCGATTCCGGTGGCGGGTCGTCGAACGAACCGCGACAGTAGGACACAGTTAACGGCGACGTAGCTCGCTTGCGTGAGAACGAACGCGACGACGACGGCCTCGAGCAGCATCTCCCGCTACGTGTGGGCCCGTCGGGTATCCGTGTCGTGGCCGGCGGGTCACCCGTATCGGGAAGTCGCTCGGAGCCGGGGAACCGGTGCGTCGCTTGCGTCCGACGGCCGGTGACTAACGCGGTCGGAACGAGGGGTGAGAAGCGAGCGCGTCGCCGGGAGAACGACGGATCACTCGAAGTACTCTGTCAGCCGCGCTGCGGCTTCTTCGACCCGCGGGGTGACGAGCGCGAACCGTACCCACGCCGTTTTCGACTCGCCGAATGCCTCGCCGGGCATCCCCGCGACGCCGGCGTCGTCGATCAGCCGCATCACGTTCTCGAGCGTCCCCGGGAAGCCGTCGAATCGAGCTAGTACGTAGAACGATCCGTTCGGGCTGGTGTACTCCGCCCCCGACGCGTCGAGCGCGTCGGTGAACGTGACGACCCGTTCGCGGAGTCGGCGCCGATTGCGCTCGTAGTATTCGGTCGGCGTCTCACGGAGGGCGTTTAGAACAGCGTACTGACCGGGCCTGGTGGTCGCCACGTTGACGAGCATGTGTCGGCTTTTGGCTGCCTCGACGAGGTCCGGCGGGAAGATCGCGTATCCGACTCGGAGCCCGGTGACCGCCATCGACTTCGAAAACGCGTTGGTGACGATTCGGTGATCGGAATCGACAGTGAGCGCGCTCGCGAACCGGTTCGAAAGGTCGTAGTGGTCGTACACCTCGTCGCTGATCAGGAGCGCATCGTGCGCTTCGGCGACCGCGACCAGTTCCCGCATCGTCCCTTCGGGATAGACCGCACCCGTGGGATTGTTCGGGGTGTTCACCACGATAGCTGCCGTCTCGGCGCTTGCAGCGTCGCGAACGGCACTCGGGTCGAGTTGTCCGTCGGCCGACGTCCCGACGAACGTCTGCGTTCCGCCGAGCATCGTCGTCTTTCCGGGATAGTAGGGGTACACGGGATCCGTCAGCAGTATCTCGGTCCCGCTGTCGCGCTCGAGCGCCCGGGCCATCGCGAGGTAATTCGCCTCGCCTCCTCCGTTCGTGACGACGACCTGCTCGGGGTCTACGCCGCGGCGTGCCGCGATCTCCTCGCGAAGTTCGAGTACGCCCTCGCTGGGCGGATACTGAAACCGATCCGGCTCGAGGTCGGCGTACTCCCGGAGGCCCTCGCGGAGCGCCGCCGGGGGGTCCCAGTCGGGGTTGCCGCTGACCATGTCGATGACGTCGCGGTCCGCCGCGTTCGCGTACTCCATCACCCGGAAGAACAGCGGCGTTTCGTAGTTCATGTGGTATCGAGTACTGTGTCGGCGCTCTCCGTCGTTCTTTTCGTTTTCCGGCCGGACCGGGCCGTGTCCGGGCCCCGAACGGTGGTGAGCCACGTCTCCGTCGTCACGAATTGCAGTCCGTGGGTTGACGTCCGAGCGGCCCGTCGACCCGAGCATGAACGACGACATCGACCGCGACCTGCCGATGACGGTCGGCGACGCCCTGCGCGATGCCGAGGAGACCCTGTCAGTCGCTGAATCCTGTACCGGTGGCCTGATCGGTGCTGCCATCACCGCGGTGCCAGGCGCGAGCGACTACTTCGACACCGGGGTGACGAGCTACGCCTACGACGCCAAGCGACGACACCTCGGCGTCAGTCGCGAATCGCTCGACGAACACGGTGCCGTCTCGGAACCCGTGGCTCGGGAGATGGCACAGGGGATTCGGGACGTCACGAACGTAACGTGGGGCGTCTCGACGACGGGGGTCGCCGGACCGAGCGGCGGGAGCGACGAAACCCCCGTCGGGACCGTCTACATCGGGGTGTCGTACGCGGCCCCCTGGGGAAGCGAAGCGTCGTATTCGACCGTCTCACGGTACGTCTTCGACGGTGACCGCGCGGACGTCCGCGCGAAAACCGTCGATCAGGCGCTCGCGGACCTCCTCGCGGAACTCGAGGCGCGCTGAACTCCGTCATCCAACTCGAGGCGCGCTGAACGTACCCGTCGATGGTGCCTCTCGAGGGGTCGGTTTCAGTTATCGTCGCTCGAGAAAAACACGACTGGATGACAATCTCGAGAGTAAACTATTCCCGGATCGCCTCCCCAGAGTCGACTAGATGAACAAGAAGGGCC encodes the following:
- a CDS encoding DUF6735 family protein, with the translated sequence MGHRALVAYRRSDRLYDLRYSHWGGESLSFADRISADTPYADGAIERDVLTDSITRDRILTDYLDPCVHEALYLVTPAAEYAVDSFRVCWLEWAGGWDSGRGAVVAVEPADDRALRVWFRSTKTALADVVEMGALSRRAARAYLEARICDDLDAAVYTYDDVPATDPDRTSASMADRWFETGKRDREDQTCGPDAADSNPEPDALDETDATDATDGTDRIDDEDWPG
- a CDS encoding MutS-related protein produces the protein MRLEEYWGVGPKTRETLVDELGREQAIRAIESGDVRTLSDAGLARGRATRILRRATGGAGMDVLATSDARSAYKELLDLAVGHAVTQRAADRIRVLTPLADRDAMENRLEDVLAARDAWADLSDDDRTAVLDAYDRYDERDGSEHAAVEAALALLEAGVDSGPFAVIADLDGGRLAEAAEALAALDGSRVREGADEELDRLRDALGAVEDMDANALALIEDLRSEGIRDVEGFRQSFEDHLLNETAVTIDQVRDAMPTEATDATDFVGATLRTLRGDLTAAIDEREEAVADEFRNTLDDAREGVERAVEAVDDIALHLSLARFALEYDCSRPTFVDGGAATVSVVEARNLTLAARDDESVQSITYALGEHDISSVPAGVDSVPDDERVAVLTGANSGGKTTLLETLCQVVLLATMGLPVPADRAEVAPVDSLVFHRRHASFNAGVLESTLRSIVPPLSTDGRTLMLVDEFEAITEPGSAADLLHGLVTLSVDRDALGVFVTHLADDLEPLPPEARVDGIFAEGLSPDLELLVDYQPRFGTVGRSTPEFIVSRLVANATDRSERVGFETLAEAVGDEVVQRTLADARWASGE
- the purF gene encoding amidophosphoribosyltransferase; this encodes MTEKCGVVGVSLDGRDAARPLYYALYALQHRGQESAGIVTHDGFQQHSHVEMGLVGDAFGEGDLDTLNGSAGIGHVRYPTAGSVDSSCAQPFSVSFKSGSLGLSHNGNLVNADEIRDELAAAGHAFTSDGDTEVIAHDLARNLLEEDLVRAVKRTMGRIHGSYSLTISHDDTILGVRDPQGNRPLCIGELEDGYILASESAAIDTLDGELVRDVRPGELVVLQDGGQGFDTYQLVEQEHTAHCFFEHVYFARPDSVIDGTLVYEARRELGRRLWEESGVETDVVMPVPDSGRAFASGYADAASETTADGEPRAGDDEGVEFAEGLMKNRYVGRTFIMPTQDERERAVRLKLNPIKSTIEGKTVTVIDDSIVRGTTSTQLVQLLKDCGAKEVHVRIGAPAIVAPCYMGIDMATREELIASDKSTDEIRSEIAADSLAYLSTDAVADVLEQERIDLCLGCVTGEYPYDIEGEETDRDVHCPDLGGQPMHADD
- a CDS encoding ArsA family ATPase, whose product is MSGIDVEPVDAEDEAATETNGGAERIEVTPTDSVDQEGTGRRETIDVQPSEEPIDGPDYVLYGGKGGVGKTTMAAATALDSARGGTRTLVVSTDPAHSLSDTFETDVPARPDRIRDDIPLFAAEIDPDAALEEGQAAFLGGSAGESADGPLDGDAADAPLGGLGELLGDESPMDALFGGAMPGADEAAAMQLLLEYMDDERFERVIVDTAPTGHTLRLLQLPEIMDTMMGRLVQFRQRISGMIDGVKGMFGGAEVPEDGGDVADLQELRERIERLRAALRDPARTDFRIVMVPEEMSVIESKRLRQQLDEFEIPVGTVVVNRVMEPLSNVTADVEGEFLQPNLDDCEFCQRRWNVQQSALSEAQDLFRGTDVRRVPLFADEVRGEGMLEVVAACLR
- a CDS encoding pyridoxal phosphate-dependent aminotransferase — translated: MNYETPLFFRVMEYANAADRDVIDMVSGNPDWDPPAALREGLREYADLEPDRFQYPPSEGVLELREEIAARRGVDPEQVVVTNGGGEANYLAMARALERDSGTEILLTDPVYPYYPGKTTMLGGTQTFVGTSADGQLDPSAVRDAASAETAAIVVNTPNNPTGAVYPEGTMRELVAVAEAHDALLISDEVYDHYDLSNRFASALTVDSDHRIVTNAFSKSMAVTGLRVGYAIFPPDLVEAAKSRHMLVNVATTRPGQYAVLNALRETPTEYYERNRRRLRERVVTFTDALDASGAEYTSPNGSFYVLARFDGFPGTLENVMRLIDDAGVAGMPGEAFGESKTAWVRFALVTPRVEEAAARLTEYFE
- a CDS encoding CinA family protein, which produces MNDDIDRDLPMTVGDALRDAEETLSVAESCTGGLIGAAITAVPGASDYFDTGVTSYAYDAKRRHLGVSRESLDEHGAVSEPVAREMAQGIRDVTNVTWGVSTTGVAGPSGGSDETPVGTVYIGVSYAAPWGSEASYSTVSRYVFDGDRADVRAKTVDQALADLLAELEAR